A single region of the Nicotiana sylvestris chromosome 6, ASM39365v2, whole genome shotgun sequence genome encodes:
- the LOC138871673 gene encoding uncharacterized protein: MASDMNVPWLIGGNFNVIWDEEEKFGGLPVSLNEVDDFRHCMNTCNLFDMGFNGSIYTWWNGRADEECIFKRLDRCFANFEFQKMMSGMEITHFSKIGSDHSPMLLSYNPDATPIKKSFRFLNFWVKHESFKQVVQENWKVDFHANPFVLFNYKLKQLKKALSTWSKATYGDIFMKIASLEEVVIAHEVQFELNPTHGNRERLQKVQADLFKFLALEE; the protein is encoded by the coding sequence ATGGCAAGTGACATGAATGTTCCCTGGCTCATAGGTGGTAATTTTAATGTCATTTGGGACGAAGAAGAGAAATTTGGTGGCTTACCAGTTTCGTTAAATGAAGTTGACGATTTCAGACATTGTATGAATACATGTAATCTATTTGATATGGGCTTCAATGGTAGCATCTACACATGGTGGAATGGACGAGCAGATGAAGAATGTATTTTTAAGAGATTGGATCGTTGCTTTGCTAATTTTGAATTCCAAAAGATGATGTCAGGCATGGAGATCACACACTTTTCCAAGATTGGATCGGATCATAGTCCAATGTTATTATCTTATAATCCAGATGCAACACCAATCAAGAAGTCTTtcagatttttgaatttttgggttaAGCATGAATCATTTAAACAGGTCGTTCAAGAAAATTGGAAGGTAGATTTCCATGCTAATCCATTTGTGTTGTTTAACTATAAGCTCAAGCAGTTGAAGAAAGCTTTGTCTACATGGAGTAAAGCCACTTATGGGGATATATTTATGAAAATTGCAAGCCTTGAAGAGGTAGTAATCGCACATGAGGTACAATTTGAGCTTAATCCAACTCATGGTAACAGGGAAAGGCTTCAAAAAGTGCAAGCTGATTTATTTAAATTCTTGGCACTTGAGGAATAA